In Comamonas sp. lk, the following proteins share a genomic window:
- a CDS encoding hydroxymethylglutaryl-CoA lyase, whose amino-acid sequence MNGPNVWHGAGRRIFMNEVGMRDGLQMEQAFVPTEDKIALVNALSQAGLSKIEVTAFVSPKAIPALRDGEIVMREIARRPGTVYTALVPNVRGAERAIEAHTDELNLVMSVSETHNLCNLRMQRSQSFEALKQVIATAQQATTPVNVSLSCCFGCPMEGDVPQVEVLAWVQRFADLGVQGITLCDTTGMAYPSQVHEMVKAFKSRWSALGLTLHFHNTRGMALANVLASIDAGADRFDASMGGLGGCPYAPGASGNACTEEIVHALQLMGYDSGVDLARVLSAARALPALIGHETPSQIVKAGTCWDLHQPPADFAEIKQRALAKA is encoded by the coding sequence ATGAACGGCCCCAATGTATGGCATGGCGCGGGCCGCCGCATCTTCATGAACGAAGTCGGCATGCGCGATGGCTTGCAGATGGAGCAGGCGTTTGTGCCCACCGAGGACAAGATCGCCCTGGTCAATGCCCTGTCTCAAGCAGGCTTGTCCAAGATCGAAGTCACGGCTTTTGTCTCGCCCAAAGCCATTCCTGCGCTGCGCGATGGGGAAATTGTGATGCGCGAGATAGCGCGCCGCCCTGGCACCGTCTATACGGCGCTGGTGCCCAATGTGCGCGGCGCCGAGCGGGCGATTGAGGCCCACACCGATGAGCTGAACCTGGTGATGTCGGTTAGCGAGACCCACAATTTGTGCAATCTGCGCATGCAGCGCAGCCAGTCGTTTGAGGCGCTCAAGCAAGTCATTGCCACGGCGCAGCAGGCGACCACGCCCGTCAATGTGTCGCTGTCCTGCTGCTTTGGCTGCCCCATGGAGGGCGATGTGCCGCAGGTCGAGGTGCTGGCCTGGGTGCAGCGCTTTGCCGATCTGGGCGTGCAGGGCATCACCCTGTGCGACACCACGGGCATGGCCTACCCAAGCCAGGTGCATGAGATGGTCAAGGCCTTCAAGTCGCGCTGGTCGGCGCTGGGCCTCACGCTGCACTTTCACAATACCCGCGGCATGGCGCTGGCCAATGTGCTGGCGTCCATTGATGCAGGAGCGGATCGTTTTGATGCCTCGATGGGCGGGCTGGGCGGCTGCCCTTATGCGCCCGGTGCGTCTGGCAATGCCTGCACGGAGGAAATCGTGCATGCCCTGCAGCTCATGGGCTATGACAGCGGCGTGGACCTGGCCCGGGTGCTGAGCGCAGCGCGCGCCTTGCCGGCCTTGATCGGGCATGAGACGCCCAGCCAGATCGTCAAGGCCGGTACGTGCTGGGATCTGCACCAACCGCCCGCCGACTTTGCCGAGATTAAGCAAAGAGCCCTGGCCAAAGCCTGA
- a CDS encoding CoA transferase, with protein sequence MNASYIKDPATQTATARALEGVKVVEMGQLIAGPFCGKTLGEFGADVVKIEAPGAGDPLRNWRLIKEGTSVWWQVQSRNKRSVALDLRQKEAQDVARRLIAEADVLVENFRPGTLEGWGMSPQELHAINPGLVILRISGYGQTGPYRDLPGFGVIGEAMGGLRHLTAEPGRVPVRVGVSIGDTLAALHGVIGVMMALYHRKVQGGAGQVIDVALHEAVFNVMESLLPEYSAFGAVREAAGSALPGIAPSNAYACQDGWVLVAGNGDSIFKRLMTAIGRQDLAEAPDLADNAGRVKRVVEIDAAIGDWAKVRSVQAVMDELGRARVPAGKVYTAKDIAEDPHYRARDMILNQRTRDGFEVEVPGIVPKLSLTPGTVRSSAPHVGDDTDAVLAEVGLTAEQIAQLRARGIIQ encoded by the coding sequence ATGAACGCAAGCTACATCAAGGATCCCGCCACGCAGACGGCCACGGCGCGCGCCCTGGAGGGCGTGAAAGTGGTGGAAATGGGACAGCTGATTGCTGGCCCGTTTTGCGGCAAGACACTGGGGGAGTTCGGCGCCGACGTGGTCAAGATCGAAGCCCCTGGCGCGGGCGACCCGCTGCGCAACTGGCGTCTGATCAAGGAAGGCACTTCCGTCTGGTGGCAGGTGCAGTCGCGCAACAAGCGCTCCGTAGCACTGGATCTGCGTCAGAAGGAAGCGCAGGACGTGGCCCGGCGCCTGATTGCCGAAGCCGATGTGCTGGTGGAGAACTTTCGCCCCGGTACGCTGGAAGGCTGGGGCATGTCGCCCCAGGAACTGCATGCCATCAACCCCGGCTTGGTGATTCTGCGCATCTCCGGTTACGGCCAGACCGGCCCTTACCGCGATCTGCCCGGCTTTGGCGTGATCGGCGAGGCCATGGGCGGCTTGCGCCACTTGACGGCCGAGCCCGGCCGCGTGCCCGTGCGGGTCGGAGTGTCGATCGGCGACACGTTGGCGGCGTTGCATGGCGTCATCGGCGTGATGATGGCCTTGTACCACCGAAAGGTGCAGGGCGGAGCTGGCCAGGTGATTGATGTGGCTTTGCATGAAGCCGTCTTCAACGTGATGGAAAGCCTGCTGCCCGAGTACAGCGCTTTTGGTGCGGTGCGCGAAGCCGCCGGCAGCGCGCTGCCGGGCATTGCGCCGTCGAACGCCTACGCCTGCCAGGACGGCTGGGTGCTGGTGGCCGGCAATGGCGATTCCATCTTCAAGCGGCTGATGACGGCGATTGGTCGCCAGGATCTGGCGGAGGCCCCCGATCTGGCTGATAACGCAGGCCGCGTCAAGCGCGTGGTCGAGATCGATGCCGCCATTGGCGACTGGGCCAAGGTGCGCAGCGTGCAGGCCGTGATGGATGAGCTGGGCCGGGCCCGCGTGCCCGCAGGCAAGGTGTACACGGCCAAGGACATTGCTGAAGACCCGCACTACCGTGCCCGCGACATGATTTTGAATCAGCGCACCCGCGATGGTTTTGAGGTGGAGGTGCCGGGCATCGTGCCCAAGCTCTCGCTCACGCCCGGTACCGTGCGCAGCAGCGCTCCGCATGTGGGTGACGATACCGATGCCGTGCTGGCCGAAGTGGGCCTGACGGCCGAGCAGATCGCCCAGCTGCGTGCCAGGGGAATCATCCAATGA
- a CDS encoding retropepsin-like aspartic protease, producing the protein MHAFARKLGIWAVSALSLTAAGAGWAQSVALTGVLGSKALLVIDGGVPKAVASNDSHQGVRVLQVGADSVVVEIKGQRQTIRLGEAPVSVGSRGNGVSGSRIVLMADARGHFIDRGQINGKSMQYMVDTGASTVAIGRADAERMGLPYLQGTPVMMRTANGTAQGWKLILDSVRVGDVEVRGLEAIVASQSMPYVLLGNNLLAHFQMTRQGTEMILVKR; encoded by the coding sequence ATGCACGCCTTCGCCCGCAAGCTCGGTATTTGGGCTGTTTCGGCCCTATCCCTGACCGCCGCCGGCGCGGGCTGGGCCCAGTCCGTGGCCCTGACAGGCGTGCTGGGCAGCAAGGCCTTGCTGGTCATTGATGGCGGCGTACCCAAGGCCGTGGCCAGCAATGACAGTCACCAGGGCGTGCGCGTGCTGCAGGTGGGGGCAGACTCGGTCGTGGTCGAGATCAAAGGCCAGCGCCAGACCATACGCCTGGGCGAGGCCCCCGTCAGCGTGGGCAGCCGCGGCAATGGCGTCTCTGGCTCTCGTATCGTGCTCATGGCCGATGCCAGAGGTCACTTCATCGATCGCGGCCAGATCAACGGCAAGAGCATGCAATATATGGTGGACACCGGTGCCAGCACCGTGGCCATAGGCCGGGCCGATGCCGAGCGCATGGGCCTGCCCTATCTGCAAGGCACACCGGTCATGATGCGCACCGCCAACGGCACGGCCCAGGGCTGGAAGCTGATATTGGACAGCGTGCGTGTGGGTGATGTGGAGGTGCGCGGGCTGGAAGCCATCGTCGCCTCCCAGTCCATGCCCTATGTGCTGCTGGGCAACAACCTGCTGGCGCATTTTCAGATGACCCGGCAAGGCACGGAAATGATTCTGGTCAAGCGCTAA
- the phaR gene encoding polyhydroxyalkanoate synthesis repressor PhaR: MQEQHQGAAPQSAQRVIKKYPNRRLYDTDTSSYITLAEVKQLVMDREQVVIKDAKTGEDLTRSILLQIILEEEAGGTPMFSEAMLANIIRFYGHTMQGYMGTYIEKNVQLFTDFQNKLSEQSHSASPEAWKQFMGMQPPMMQNMMSSYMEQSQSMLSQMQEQMQKQTEQMLGVLGLKR, translated from the coding sequence ATGCAAGAGCAACACCAGGGCGCAGCCCCACAAAGCGCACAACGCGTTATCAAGAAATATCCCAATCGCCGTCTGTATGACACGGACACCTCGTCTTACATTACCCTGGCCGAAGTCAAGCAACTGGTCATGGATCGCGAGCAGGTGGTGATCAAAGATGCCAAAACGGGCGAGGATCTGACCCGCTCCATCCTGCTGCAGATCATTCTCGAGGAAGAGGCCGGCGGAACGCCCATGTTCTCCGAAGCCATGCTGGCCAACATCATTCGCTTCTACGGCCATACCATGCAGGGCTATATGGGCACGTATATCGAAAAGAACGTGCAGCTTTTTACGGATTTTCAGAACAAGCTGTCCGAGCAGTCTCACAGTGCCTCGCCCGAGGCCTGGAAGCAGTTCATGGGCATGCAGCCGCCCATGATGCAGAACATGATGAGCAGCTATATGGAGCAGTCGCAAAGCATGCTCTCCCAGATGCAGGAGCAAATGCAAAAGCAGACCGAGCAAATGCTGGGTGTGCTGGGTCTCAAACGTTGA
- a CDS encoding LysR family transcriptional regulator, with the protein MKLDPISLRLFVAVMEENAIARAAAREHIAPSAASRRLAELEAQLQVELFTRSNRGSSPTAAAFALLNMARGVLNEMDGIALQMKDYAQDGGKGLRGHVRVMANISSITQFLPAQLQSFLSQYPLVDVRLQERVSTDIARAVEDNEADIGLLNNGSYGSKIRLRPYRRDRLTVVVPLAHALARKRRLRLAQVIEHDLIGMHADSALNHLITRAAADQGLQPRLRMKVTGYDALCLMVASGLGIGILPEGSARLYTGTLPLRCIVLDEPWAERQLMLCLRSQDALSPVAQLLVEHLCLPQDAPTL; encoded by the coding sequence ATGAAACTGGACCCGATCAGCCTGCGCCTGTTTGTCGCCGTGATGGAAGAAAACGCCATCGCCCGCGCCGCCGCACGCGAACACATTGCCCCATCGGCGGCCAGCCGCCGCCTGGCCGAGCTGGAGGCCCAGTTGCAGGTGGAGCTGTTCACCCGCAGCAACCGGGGCAGCAGCCCCACGGCCGCGGCTTTTGCACTCTTGAACATGGCGCGCGGCGTGCTCAACGAGATGGATGGAATTGCGCTGCAGATGAAGGACTATGCGCAGGACGGCGGCAAAGGCCTGCGCGGCCATGTGCGGGTGATGGCCAATATCTCCAGCATCACCCAGTTTCTGCCCGCTCAGCTGCAAAGTTTTTTGAGCCAGTACCCGCTGGTCGATGTACGCCTGCAAGAGCGCGTGAGCACCGACATTGCCCGCGCCGTGGAAGACAACGAGGCCGATATCGGCCTGCTCAACAACGGCAGCTACGGCAGCAAAATCCGCCTCAGGCCGTATCGACGCGACCGGCTGACCGTGGTGGTGCCGCTGGCTCATGCACTGGCGCGCAAGCGCCGTTTGCGCCTGGCCCAGGTGATAGAACATGACCTGATAGGCATGCACGCAGACAGCGCCCTCAACCATTTGATCACCCGCGCGGCCGCAGATCAGGGCCTGCAGCCACGCCTTCGCATGAAAGTGACGGGCTATGACGCGCTGTGCCTGATGGTCGCCTCCGGCCTGGGCATAGGCATCCTGCCCGAAGGCAGTGCCCGCCTCTATACCGGCACGCTGCCGCTGCGCTGCATCGTGCTCGATGAGCCCTGGGCCGAGCGCCAACTCATGCTGTGCCTGCGCTCGCAAGATGCGCTCTCGCCCGTGGCCCAATTGCTGGTAGAGCATCTGTGCCTGCCACAAGACGCACCAACTCTTTGA
- the efp gene encoding elongation factor P: MKIAQEIRAGNVIMFDKNPMIVLKTEYARGGRGAATVRMKLKSLIGNFGTENVFKADDKIDNVILEKKECTYSYFADPMYVWMDEEFNQYEVEAENMADALNYLEDGMTAEVVFYDGKAISCELPTTIVREITWTEPAVKGDTSGKVLKPAKIATGFEVAVPLFVAQEDKIEIDTRTGEYRKRV; this comes from the coding sequence ATGAAAATCGCTCAAGAAATCCGCGCCGGCAACGTGATCATGTTCGACAAGAACCCCATGATCGTTCTGAAGACCGAATACGCCCGTGGCGGCCGTGGCGCTGCCACCGTGCGCATGAAGCTCAAGAGCCTGATCGGCAACTTCGGCACAGAAAACGTGTTCAAGGCCGACGACAAGATCGACAACGTGATTCTGGAAAAGAAGGAGTGCACCTACTCCTACTTCGCCGACCCCATGTATGTGTGGATGGATGAAGAGTTCAACCAGTACGAAGTCGAAGCCGAAAACATGGCTGACGCTCTGAACTACCTGGAAGACGGCATGACTGCTGAAGTCGTGTTCTATGACGGCAAGGCCATCTCCTGCGAACTGCCCACCACCATCGTGCGCGAAATCACCTGGACCGAGCCAGCTGTGAAGGGCGACACTTCCGGCAAGGTGCTCAAGCCCGCCAAGATCGCTACCGGTTTTGAAGTCGCTGTGCCCCTGTTCGTGGCCCAGGAAGACAAGATCGAAATCGACACCCGCACCGGCGAATACCGCAAGCGCGTGTAA
- a CDS encoding SDR family oxidoreductase — MTGRVQNKVALVTGGASGVGLEVVKLLLAEGAKVAFSDINEAAGQQLAAELGERAMFVRHDVSSEEDWTGVIAAVQQRFGVLNVLVNNAGILLAGDMESGRLADFRRLLQINTESVFIGCQQGMAAMKEKGGSIINMASVSSWLPVEQYAGYSASKAAVAALTRAAALNCRKQGYAIRVNSIHPDGIYTPMMQASLPKGVSKEMVLHDAAHNRGGRAYMPERLAQLVLFLASDESSVISGSELRADNSILGMGL; from the coding sequence ATGACAGGACGGGTTCAGAACAAGGTGGCGTTGGTGACGGGCGGTGCCAGTGGCGTGGGTCTGGAAGTGGTCAAGCTGCTGCTGGCCGAAGGTGCCAAAGTGGCATTTAGCGATATCAACGAGGCAGCAGGCCAGCAACTGGCCGCCGAACTGGGCGAGCGCGCCATGTTTGTGCGCCATGACGTGAGCAGCGAAGAGGACTGGACTGGCGTGATCGCCGCCGTGCAGCAGCGCTTTGGTGTGCTCAATGTGCTGGTGAATAACGCTGGCATCTTGCTGGCAGGCGACATGGAAAGCGGTCGCCTGGCCGATTTCCGCCGGCTGCTGCAGATCAACACCGAATCCGTGTTCATAGGCTGCCAGCAAGGCATGGCGGCTATGAAGGAAAAAGGCGGCTCCATTATTAACATGGCTTCGGTGTCATCCTGGCTGCCGGTGGAGCAATACGCAGGCTATAGCGCCAGCAAGGCGGCGGTGGCAGCGCTCACGCGCGCCGCAGCGCTCAACTGCCGCAAGCAAGGCTATGCCATCCGTGTGAACTCCATTCACCCCGATGGCATCTACACCCCCATGATGCAAGCCTCTTTGCCCAAGGGCGTGAGCAAGGAGATGGTATTGCACGATGCGGCGCACAACCGCGGCGGCCGGGCCTATATGCCAGAGCGCCTTGCCCAGCTGGTGCTGTTTCTGGCATCGGATGAATCCAGCGTGATCAGCGGCAGCGAGCTGCGTGCAGACAATTCCATTTTGGGCATGGGTCTTTAA
- the earP gene encoding elongation factor P maturation arginine rhamnosyltransferase EarP — translation MLDFLPLTATTATHQHPRLTWDIFCQVIDNFGDVGVCWRTAAELVQRGQSVRLWMDDASALQWMAPQPYPQGLSVHGWPTLREQIPADIGDVVIEAFGCEIPPVMLEAIAQSHAKPRTGSKPPVWINLEYLSAEDYVKRCHCLPSRIMSGPAAGLTRWFFYPGFTPATGSVVREQNLGTRQKDFAARRSQWRAAHGVQGHDCAVSLFCYEPAALPQLLDQLGSASALSPQLLVTPGRAAAAVQALPQAEPLKPRYLQPCPQPQFDEMLWACDLNLVRGEDSLVRALWAGQPMIWHIYPQHDNAHHDKLDAFLDWLKAPPSLRAFHHAWNDMTSPQTLPLLTPEMLREWQACVQAARESLATQSDLIAQIQAFSAEKR, via the coding sequence ATGCTGGACTTTTTACCTCTCACCGCCACCACGGCGACGCATCAACATCCGCGCCTGACCTGGGATATTTTTTGCCAGGTGATAGACAACTTCGGCGACGTGGGCGTGTGCTGGCGCACGGCCGCCGAACTGGTGCAGCGCGGCCAGAGCGTGCGCCTGTGGATGGACGATGCCTCGGCCCTGCAATGGATGGCGCCCCAGCCCTACCCCCAGGGCTTGAGCGTGCATGGCTGGCCCACGCTGCGCGAACAGATTCCCGCGGACATCGGCGATGTGGTGATCGAGGCCTTTGGCTGCGAAATACCGCCGGTGATGCTTGAGGCCATCGCACAAAGCCATGCCAAGCCCCGCACCGGCAGCAAGCCCCCCGTCTGGATCAATCTGGAATACCTGTCGGCCGAAGACTATGTGAAGCGCTGCCATTGCCTGCCCTCGCGCATCATGTCCGGCCCCGCTGCGGGCCTGACGCGCTGGTTCTTCTACCCGGGCTTCACGCCCGCCACCGGCTCCGTAGTGCGCGAGCAAAACCTGGGTACGCGCCAGAAAGACTTTGCCGCCCGGCGCAGCCAGTGGCGCGCAGCCCATGGTGTTCAAGGCCATGACTGCGCTGTTTCGCTGTTTTGCTATGAACCGGCGGCCCTGCCCCAGTTGCTGGATCAGCTTGGCTCCGCCTCGGCGCTCAGCCCTCAATTGCTGGTCACTCCGGGCCGCGCTGCGGCTGCCGTGCAGGCTTTGCCGCAGGCCGAGCCACTCAAGCCCCGCTATCTGCAGCCCTGCCCGCAGCCGCAGTTTGATGAGATGCTCTGGGCCTGCGATCTGAACCTGGTGCGCGGCGAGGATTCGCTGGTACGCGCGCTGTGGGCGGGCCAGCCCATGATCTGGCACATCTACCCCCAGCACGACAACGCCCATCACGACAAGCTCGATGCCTTCCTCGACTGGCTGAAGGCTCCGCCCAGCCTGCGGGCGTTTCATCACGCCTGGAACGATATGACCTCGCCGCAAACATTGCCTTTGCTCACGCCCGAAATGCTGCGTGAATGGCAAGCCTGCGTGCAGGCAGCTAGAGAAAGTTTGGCCACACAAAGCGACTTGATTGCACAGATTCAAGCCTTTAGTGCCGAAAAAAGATAA
- a CDS encoding YajQ family cyclic di-GMP-binding protein yields MPSFDTVCEADFVEVKNAVDNATKEIGTRFDFKGTSAAVELKDKEITMYGDAEFQLQQVEELLRNKLTKRNVDVRFLDIQKAQKIGGDKVKQVIKVKNGIESDLAKQLQKLMKESKLKVQAAIQEDKVRITGAKRDDLQAAMALIRKDLADHPLSFNNFRD; encoded by the coding sequence ATGCCTTCTTTTGACACCGTGTGCGAAGCCGATTTCGTCGAAGTCAAGAACGCCGTCGATAACGCCACCAAGGAAATTGGCACCCGTTTTGACTTCAAGGGCACTTCGGCTGCTGTGGAACTCAAGGACAAGGAAATCACCATGTATGGCGATGCCGAGTTCCAGCTGCAGCAAGTGGAAGAACTGCTGCGCAACAAGCTGACCAAGCGCAATGTGGACGTGCGCTTCCTGGACATCCAGAAGGCCCAGAAGATTGGCGGCGACAAGGTCAAGCAAGTCATCAAGGTCAAGAACGGCATTGAATCCGATCTGGCCAAGCAGCTGCAAAAGCTGATGAAGGAAAGCAAGCTCAAGGTGCAGGCCGCCATTCAGGAAGACAAGGTGCGCATTACCGGCGCCAAGCGCGACGACCTGCAGGCGGCCATGGCGCTGATCCGCAAGGACTTGGCCGACCACCCTCTGTCGTTCAACAACTTCCGCGACTAA
- the rimO gene encoding 30S ribosomal protein S12 methylthiotransferase RimO, with the protein MTSEQNISAQAAPKVGFVSLGCPKALTDSELILTQLSAEGYQTSKTFEGADLVIVNTCGFIDDAVRESLDTIGEALAANGKVIVTGCLGAKAGKDGGNMVAEVHPSVLAVTGPHATQEVMDAVHAHLPKPHDPFVDLIPGAFGEAGIKLTPKHYAYLKISEGCNHRCTFCIIPSMRGDLVSRPIGDVIKEAKALFEGGVKELLVISQDTSAYGVDVKYRTGFWDGKPVKTRMLELTEELGKLAAQHGAWVRLHYVYPYPTVDNILPLMAEGKILPYLDVPLQHSHPDVLKRMKRPASGEKNLDRIREWRKVCPELVIRSTFIAGFPGETEEEFEHLLNFIREAEIDRAGCFAYSPVEGATANELPGMLPEEVREARRARFMQVAEEVSTQRLQRRVGQVMKVLVDKSISMGKKGGIARTYADAPEIDGVVHLLPPEKASKTYKVGDLITVRIVRTQGHDLVGQPI; encoded by the coding sequence ATGACCAGCGAACAAAACATTTCTGCACAAGCGGCCCCCAAGGTCGGCTTTGTGTCCCTGGGTTGCCCCAAGGCCTTGACCGATTCCGAGTTGATCCTGACCCAGCTCAGCGCCGAGGGTTACCAGACCTCCAAGACCTTTGAAGGTGCGGATCTGGTCATCGTCAACACCTGTGGCTTCATCGACGATGCCGTCAGGGAAAGCCTGGACACCATTGGCGAGGCACTGGCAGCCAATGGCAAGGTGATCGTGACCGGTTGCCTGGGCGCCAAGGCCGGCAAGGATGGCGGCAATATGGTTGCCGAAGTGCACCCCAGCGTGCTGGCCGTGACCGGCCCTCATGCCACGCAAGAGGTGATGGATGCCGTGCATGCCCACCTGCCCAAGCCACATGACCCGTTTGTAGACCTGATCCCCGGCGCCTTTGGCGAGGCCGGCATCAAGCTCACGCCCAAGCACTATGCGTATCTGAAAATTTCGGAAGGTTGCAACCACCGCTGCACCTTCTGCATCATCCCTTCCATGCGCGGCGATCTGGTCTCGCGCCCGATTGGCGATGTGATCAAGGAAGCCAAGGCGCTGTTTGAAGGCGGCGTCAAGGAGCTGCTGGTCATCAGCCAGGATACTTCTGCCTATGGCGTGGACGTGAAGTACCGCACCGGTTTCTGGGATGGCAAGCCCGTCAAGACCCGCATGCTGGAGCTGACCGAAGAGCTGGGCAAGCTGGCTGCGCAACACGGCGCCTGGGTGCGTCTGCACTATGTCTACCCCTATCCCACGGTGGACAACATCCTGCCGCTGATGGCCGAGGGCAAAATCCTGCCGTATCTGGACGTGCCGCTGCAGCACAGCCATCCTGATGTCCTCAAGCGCATGAAGCGTCCCGCATCCGGCGAGAAGAACCTGGATCGCATCCGCGAATGGCGCAAGGTCTGCCCCGAGCTGGTGATTCGTTCCACCTTCATCGCCGGTTTCCCCGGCGAGACCGAAGAAGAATTCGAGCATCTGCTGAACTTCATCCGTGAAGCCGAAATCGACCGCGCCGGCTGCTTTGCCTATAGCCCCGTGGAAGGCGCCACCGCCAATGAGCTGCCCGGCATGCTGCCCGAAGAAGTGCGTGAGGCCCGCCGCGCCCGCTTCATGCAAGTGGCCGAGGAAGTTTCCACCCAGCGCCTGCAGCGCCGCGTGGGCCAGGTCATGAAGGTGTTGGTCGACAAGTCCATCAGCATGGGCAAAAAAGGCGGTATCGCCCGCACCTATGCCGATGCGCCTGAGATCGATGGCGTGGTACACCTGCTGCCGCCAGAAAAAGCCAGCAAGACCTACAAGGTCGGTGATCTGATCACCGTGCGCATCGTGCGTACGCAAGGCCACGATCTGGTGGGTCAACCCATCTGA
- the murB gene encoding UDP-N-acetylmuramate dehydrogenase, whose protein sequence is MLVEKNVPLQHCNTFGIAARAETLVRIRSEEDVRQFLVDPLWGRQPVFVLGGGSNVVLTGDVAPVVLKMEIMGMRLLRETDRHWVVEIGAGESWHNMVAWTLAQGYTGLENMALIPGTVGAAPVQNIGAYGMELQDRFDSLDAVDLATGESFSLNAAQCAFGYRDSVFKHAPAQPKYWPVASASAIPRGLGLKGRAVITRVRLVLPKDWQADLGYLDLQRKQAEKGIENPTAQQIFDWVCEIRRAKLPDPEVIGNAGSFFKNPTVTPEQCADIIAREPKIVHYPMDDGSIKLAAGWLIDACGWKGKTLGRAGVYDRQALVLVNRGDRHSVDASVTGGEVMTLAGAIQTSVYERFGIRLEPEPVVI, encoded by the coding sequence ATGTTAGTCGAGAAAAATGTTCCCCTGCAGCATTGCAACACCTTTGGCATTGCTGCGCGTGCTGAAACGCTGGTGCGCATCCGAAGCGAAGAGGATGTGCGCCAGTTCCTGGTCGATCCGCTCTGGGGTCGCCAGCCCGTGTTCGTGCTGGGCGGCGGCAGCAACGTGGTGTTGACGGGCGACGTGGCTCCCGTGGTGCTCAAGATGGAAATCATGGGCATGCGCTTGCTGCGTGAGACCGACAGACACTGGGTGGTGGAGATTGGTGCCGGCGAGAGCTGGCACAACATGGTGGCCTGGACGCTGGCTCAGGGCTATACGGGGCTGGAGAACATGGCGCTGATTCCCGGCACCGTGGGTGCGGCGCCGGTGCAGAACATCGGTGCCTATGGCATGGAGCTGCAGGATCGTTTCGATTCCCTGGATGCGGTGGATCTGGCTACGGGCGAGAGCTTCAGCCTCAATGCAGCCCAATGTGCATTTGGTTATCGTGACTCGGTGTTCAAGCATGCGCCTGCCCAGCCCAAGTACTGGCCGGTGGCCAGTGCCAGCGCCATTCCGCGGGGCCTCGGTCTCAAGGGGCGCGCCGTCATCACCCGTGTGCGCCTGGTCTTGCCCAAGGACTGGCAAGCCGATCTGGGCTATCTTGATCTGCAGCGCAAGCAGGCTGAAAAAGGCATAGAGAACCCCACGGCGCAGCAGATTTTTGACTGGGTCTGCGAAATCCGCCGCGCCAAGCTGCCCGATCCCGAGGTGATAGGCAATGCCGGCAGCTTCTTCAAGAACCCCACGGTGACGCCCGAGCAGTGTGCGGACATCATTGCGCGCGAGCCCAAGATCGTCCACTACCCCATGGATGATGGCTCCATCAAGCTCGCGGCTGGTTGGCTGATCGACGCCTGCGGCTGGAAGGGCAAGACCCTGGGGCGCGCCGGCGTTTACGACCGGCAAGCCCTGGTGCTGGTCAATCGGGGTGATCGCCACAGTGTCGATGCCAGCGTGACCGGCGGCGAGGTGATGACGCTGGCCGGTGCGATTCAAACCAGTGTGTATGAACGCTTTGGTATCCGCCTGGAGCCGGAACCGGTAGTGATCTGA